The following proteins are encoded in a genomic region of Gemmatimonadaceae bacterium:
- a CDS encoding ABC transporter permease yields the protein MRSERGRTSRVGWRPAMSGTAGRRAGAFGFALLSVMLLAGLLAPVLAVADPFALTGPSLSPPSVDHPMGTDALGRDLFSGVLYGTRTSLLIAAAVALLASACGVTVGIVAGYRGGLVDDLLMRITELFQVMPRFILVAVMIALFGPGLDRVVLTLGLTSWPTLARVVRGEILATRNLEFVLSAEALGATRTRIFWRVLLPQVLPSVLVLVGLMLGQVLLLEASLGFLGLGDPNTLTWGSLAGQAQGYLRVAWWLPLFPGLAITLTVLGFNLFADGLAALTQRR from the coding sequence ATGAGGTCTGAGCGCGGGCGCACGTCGCGCGTTGGCTGGCGTCCCGCCATGAGCGGCACCGCAGGCAGGCGTGCCGGCGCGTTCGGATTTGCGCTGCTGAGCGTGATGCTCCTCGCTGGACTGCTCGCGCCGGTGCTTGCGGTTGCTGATCCTTTCGCCCTTACCGGACCGTCACTGTCACCGCCGTCGGTGGATCACCCAATGGGAACCGACGCGCTCGGACGCGACCTGTTCAGCGGCGTGCTTTATGGGACGAGGACATCGCTGTTAATCGCGGCTGCAGTCGCACTTCTCGCGTCAGCCTGCGGCGTCACTGTCGGCATTGTTGCCGGTTACCGAGGGGGCCTGGTTGACGATCTGCTGATGCGCATTACGGAATTGTTTCAGGTGATGCCTCGATTCATCCTCGTCGCCGTGATGATTGCACTGTTTGGACCGGGTCTCGACCGTGTCGTTCTGACGCTGGGGCTGACATCATGGCCGACACTGGCGCGCGTCGTCCGGGGTGAGATTCTCGCCACGCGTAACCTCGAGTTCGTCCTGTCCGCCGAAGCACTGGGAGCGACGCGGACCCGCATTTTCTGGAGGGTACTCCTGCCCCAGGTTTTGCCCAGCGTGCTCGTGCTCGTCGGCCTGATGCTGGGGCAGGTATTGCTTCTCGAAGCCAGTCTGGGCTTTCTTGGACTTGGTGACCCGAACACGCTGACCTGGGGGTCCCTCGCCGGGCAGGCTCAGGGATACCTTCGGGTGGCGTGGTGGCTCCCGCTCTTTCCCGGGCTCGCAATTACGCTGACGGTGCTCGGCTTCAATCTTTTCGCGGATGGGTTGGCCGCATTGACGCAACGGCGTTGA
- a CDS encoding ABC transporter permease: protein MHVNPGFVLRRLLQVIPTVVGIVLAGFLLIHLAPGDPVLALAGENGDAAYYAFMRTRFGLDKPLPEQLITYFARVASGDLGVSYVHGRGTLELIAERVPATLLLTGTALLLAIVVAIPLGAIGAQRPHGARDVGINAVTLSLFSAPVFWLGQLAILGVALGLGVLPVQGMATAGSGATGWRYGLDVMRHLILPAFVLASQELAVLVRLTRSGLIDELARDHIRTARSKGIKETMVVVRHAMPRALMPVITVVGSRVGQLIAGAVVTEIVFGWPGLGRLLLTSLQTRDTPLLLALFMAIAFAVTLSNLITDLVHSAVDPRIRLG from the coding sequence GTGCATGTGAATCCTGGCTTCGTGCTTCGTCGCCTGCTCCAGGTAATACCGACAGTGGTCGGAATCGTGCTGGCGGGGTTCCTCCTGATCCATCTGGCTCCTGGCGATCCGGTGCTGGCGCTCGCTGGGGAGAACGGCGACGCCGCGTACTATGCGTTCATGCGGACGCGTTTTGGATTGGATAAGCCGCTGCCCGAGCAACTGATCACGTACTTCGCCCGCGTTGCGTCAGGTGATCTTGGTGTGTCGTACGTGCATGGCCGCGGCACGCTGGAGCTCATCGCGGAGCGGGTGCCCGCAACTCTGCTTCTCACCGGGACGGCGTTGCTGCTGGCCATTGTTGTCGCGATACCCCTCGGAGCGATTGGTGCGCAAAGGCCGCATGGCGCCAGAGACGTCGGCATCAACGCGGTCACGCTGTCGTTGTTTTCTGCGCCGGTATTCTGGCTGGGGCAGCTCGCGATTCTCGGCGTTGCCCTCGGGCTCGGCGTTCTGCCCGTTCAGGGCATGGCGACTGCGGGGAGCGGAGCAACCGGCTGGCGGTATGGCCTCGACGTCATGCGCCACCTCATCCTTCCGGCGTTCGTCCTGGCGTCGCAGGAGCTCGCGGTCCTCGTCCGCCTCACGCGAAGCGGTCTGATCGACGAGCTGGCGCGGGACCACATCCGCACTGCACGGTCGAAAGGCATTAAGGAAACAATGGTTGTCGTGCGCCATGCCATGCCCCGTGCGCTGATGCCGGTCATCACCGTTGTCGGGTCACGAGTTGGGCAGCTGATCGCCGGGGCGGTCGTCACTGAAATCGTTTTCGGCTGGCCCGGGCTGGGACGGTTGCTCCTCACGTCGTTGCAGACGCGGGACACACCATTGCTGCTTGCGCTGTTCATGGCGATTGCCTTTGCGGTAACGCTGTCCAATCTCATCACCGATCTGGTCCATTCCGCCGTCGACCCCCGCATCCGTCTCGGCTGA